The Toxorhynchites rutilus septentrionalis strain SRP chromosome 3, ASM2978413v1, whole genome shotgun sequence genome includes a region encoding these proteins:
- the LOC129775158 gene encoding aminopeptidase N-like, translating into MLLTELVLVKVLLVAVNAEYHASFPFTRRENSKLEDNQEVDESFRLPNETFPTHYTIHLRTAVHEGVTDFQGSVDIQVNVVQRTDKITVHNRGLSILAATLYHVQNDDLVKIDQPNGYHDERTEHFVFQCASLLSIGTYLLSIDYTGKLQYPTSNGFFMKFYRDETNHRRSIASTQFEPTRARMAFPCYDEPTLKATFSVSITHHRTYNAVSNMPMDDLEVVDMDYVTSRFKKTPLMSTYLVAFVVSDFETKSLGQQQIHARSNAIRETAFALQVGKKILDALNFHTGVSYYNYMPKLGQIAVPDWGAGAMENWGLVTYGEPGLLFNPERNAFHNQKYIVTTIAHEYAHQWFGNLVTTDWWQYIWLNEGFATLYGYYGAQLAIPDQAYMDLFQVEVHQLALGTDASETTRPMDWNADSPAAISALFDRVAYEKAGSVLNMFRIIIGDDKWRAAIKEYLLSSQLSAAKPDDLYAALENTISRENNIPDNMTIKTIMESWITVAGYPVLNVRRNYHTKKVIISQERFLNDKRVPNDHVWHLPYNVANQRDQNFELASFEWLTTKAAEITIDAADPGQWLIFNRQQFGFYRVNYDTRNWELITDALIVSSSSVHPNNRAQLIDDAFNLARADLLDFGVVLRLLTAVAGDQEYLPWAAADNVLVYLFGKLRGTVHYEGFESFVHFLIGQHYPSIQIESVDDDGTLIRNYFRRLISTWACRTYYADCMTKAQETFKTAVNANVGTHPDVSSVIYCYGIQHATNDEFSWLLNRMLISNNAAERMALIDAIGCAQKADHLKTFLASSISAAEEINYYESERVRMLHSVYTSGRTGVDAVIRFLNDRNVAEDVIRLLGQSAFNDAISNIASRTNTVEEFDELKQLLDKVGTLVSEEVIKSAYDKFKENLDWHESLEGLIVTEFLEQYHDKR; encoded by the exons ATGCTGCTCACGGAACTGGTATTAGTCAAAGTGCTACTGGTAGCTGTAAATGCGGAATACCACGCGTCATTCCCATTTACTAGAAGAGAAAACTCAAAACTAGAGGATAATCAAGAAGTTGACGAAAGCTTTCGGCTCCCAAACGAAACCTTCCCCACTCACTACACGATCCATCTTAGAACTGCAGTGCACGAAGGCGTTACGGACTTCCAGGGAAGCGTAGATATACAGGTGAATGTAGTTCAACGAACTGATAAGATTACTGTGCACAATCGTGGGTTATCCATCCTCGCTGCGACGCTGTACCACGTTCAAAACGATGATTTAGTGAAGATTGATCAACCGAACGGATACCATGACGAACGAACGGAACATTTTGTATTCCAATGTGCATCACTTCTCAGCATAGGAACCTACCTTCTTAGCATCGACTACACTGGAAAACTGCAGTATCCAACCTCGAATGGGTTTTTCATGAAATTCTACCGCGACGAGACCAACCACCGACGATCCATTGCGTCTACCCAATTCGAACCGACACGTGCTCGTATGGCCTTTCCGTGCTACGACGAACCGACACTAAAGGCCACCTTCTCCGTATCGATAACTCACCACAGAACGTACAATGCTGTGTCCAACATGCCTATGGACGATCTTGAGGTGGTAGACATGGATTATGTAACCAGCAGATTCAAGAAGACGCCGCTAATGTCCACCTATTTGGTGGCGTTTGTAGTGTCTGATTTCGAAACCAAAAGCTTGggtcaacagcaaatccatgCCCGGTCGAATGCCATTCGCGAAACTGCATTCGCGCTTCAAGTGGGTAAGAAGATATTGGACGCCTTAAATTTTCACACGGGTGTTTCCTACTATAACTACATGCCAAAACTGGGACAGATCGCTGTTCCGGATTGGGGAGCTGGAGCGATGGAAAATTGGGGATTAGTTACTTATGG TGAACCAGGATTGTTATTCAACCCAGAACGGAATGCTTTCCACAATCAGAAGTATATAGTTACTACGATTGCACACGAGTATGCCCATCAATGGTTCGGAAATCTTGTGACCACCGattggtggcaatatatttGGCTCAATGAAGGATTCGCTACCTTGTATGGTTACTATGGAGCACAACTGGCGATTCCAGATCAGGCTTACATGGATCTCTTCCAAGTAGAGGTTCACCAGTTGGCGTTGGGGACGGATGCTAGCGAAACGACACGACCCATGGATTGGAATGCTGATTCGCCTGCTGCGATCTCTGCGCTGTTCGATAGGGTTGCTTATGAGAAGG CTGGGAGTGTTCTAAACATGTTTCGAATCATCATAGGAGATGATAAATGGAGGGCTGCTATTAAAGAATACCTCTTATCCAGTCAACTGTCTGCTGCGAAGCCAGATGATTTGTATGCTGCCTTAGAGAACACAATCTCTCGAGAAAACAACATTCCAGATAACATGACAATTAAGACGATCATGGAATCGTGGATAACTGTGGCAGGCTATCCTGTTCTAAACGTTCGGCGAAACTATCATACTAAGAAAGTGATCATATCCCAGGAACGATTCCTAAATGACAAAAGAGTGCCCAATGATCATGTTTGGCACCTCCCTTATAATGTAGCCAACCAACGCGATCAGAACTTTGAACTGGCTAGCTTTGAGTGGTTGACTACGAAAGCGGCTGAGATTACGATCGATGCTGCTGATCCTGGGCAATGGTTAATTTTCAATCGTCAACAGTTCGGATTTTATCGTGTCAATTATGACACGCGCAATTGGGAACTGATCACTGATGCTTTGATAGTCTCATCGAGTAGCGTCCATCCAAACAATCGCGCCCAGTTGATCGATGATGCGTTTAACCTTGCTCGTGCTGATCTTCTAGATTTTGGAGTTGTTCTGCGTTTACTGACAGCTGTCGCTGGCGATCAGGAGTATCTGCCATGGGCCGCTGCAGATAACGTATTGGTCTATCTGTTCGGCAAGCTGCGCGGAACTGTTCACTATGAGGGATTCGAATCCTTCGTTCACTTTTTGATCGGACAGCACTATCCATCCATACAGATTGAATCTGTAGATGATGACGGAACCTTGATAAGAAATTATTTCAGACGACTTATCTCAACATGGGCTTGTAGAACCTACTATGCTGATTGTATGACAAAAGCACAAGAAACTTTCAAAACAGCTGTCAATGCCAATGTTGGAACACATCCGGATGTTTCGTCTGTGATCTATTGCTATGGTATCCAGCACGCAACGAATGATGAATTTTCGTGGTTGTTGAATCGCATGTTGATATCAAACAATGCCGCCGAACGGATGGCTCTCATCGACGCTATTGGATGTGCCCAAAAAGCGGATCACCTGAAGACTTTCCTAGCCTCGTCGATCAGCGCTGCGGAGGAAATCAATTACTACGAAAGTGAGCGCGTGCGGATGTTACATTCCGTTTACACATCAGGTCGGACGGGCGTTGACGCAGTGATTCGTTTTTTGAACGATCGGAATGTGGCGGAGGATGTTATCCGGTTGCTTGGACAGTCTGCGTTCAATGATGCCATCAGCAATATCGCATCGCGTACAAACACTGTGGAAGAGTTTGATGAACTGAAGCAACTGCTGGATAAGGTCGGAACGCTAGTATCGGAAGAGGTGATAAAAAGTGCATACGATAAGTTCAAAGAGAACTTAGATTGGCACGAAAGTCTTGAGGGTTTGATTGTGACCGAATTCCTCGAACAATATCATGACAAGCGATAA